A region from the Vicia villosa cultivar HV-30 ecotype Madison, WI linkage group LG3, Vvil1.0, whole genome shotgun sequence genome encodes:
- the LOC131658421 gene encoding protein MAIN-LIKE 1-like: MTHGTNRDIHGRTTQHASVRRERARAVSQVTDGAAVPSDTPASIWAFYICNTGSGVPLLAGHEDEPVPEPIWYPGGPIDASLLTRYDDHAARRIWDRERFYIHDQKIAGLAQPDESWFQDVLAASGLRDLCQVGYTTIHNGMMIALAERWHPKTSSFHLPHGEITITLDDVACLLHLPIRGTLLDHGRLTKEEAMEMLIVELGCDPNDALEEVERTRGAYVRFHTLQRLYDVELLAAHQAAGDEVEADIRR; encoded by the exons ATGACTCACGGTACGAATAGAGATATACATGGGAGGACTACACAGCACGCATCCGTGCGGCGTGAACGAGCGCGTGCAGTATCTCAGGTGACTGATGGAGCTGCTGTTCCATCTGATACACCCGCTTCAATTTGGGCCTTCTACATCT GCAATACAGGATCTGGTGTGCCACTTCTGGCGGGACACGAGGATGAGCCGGTGCCAGAGCCTATCTGGTATCCTGGGGGTCCTATAGACGCATCCCTTTTGACAAGGTATGACGATCATGCAGCTAGGCGTATATGGGATAGAGAG AGGTTCTACATCCACGACCAGAAGATTGCGGGTCTTGCGCAGCCTGACGAGTCGTGGTTCCAGGATGTACTAGCAGCTTCTGGCCTGAGGGACCTCTGTCAGGTGGGCTACACGACGATACATAATGGGATGATGATAGCATTGGCGGAGAGATGGCATCCGAAGACTTCCTCATTTCATCTTCCTCACGGCGAGATTACCATCACTCTAGATGATGTGGCATGCCTCCTGCATCTACCTATCAGGGGTACTCTCCTTGATCACGGTAGGCTGACGAAGGAGGAAGCGATGGAGATGCTGATTGTTGAGCTGGGGTGTGATCCGAATGACGCACTTGAGGAGGTAGAGAGGACCCGCGGGGCGTATGTGAGGTTTCACACCTTGCAGAGGTTATATGACGTGGAGCTTCTTGCGGCACATCAGGCTGCTGGCGACGAGGTGGAGGCAGATATACGCAGATAA